The Myxosarcina sp. GI1 nucleotide sequence AATCACGCGGTGTGGGAGGAAGAGTTACTACTAGAAGAGTTGGAGATCGCCTGACGATAGATCGGGGTTTGCCCTGGTTGGAAGTTCAGGGAGAACAAACTCAAAAGTTAATCGAGCAACTACAGCAAGAAGCAATAATTGAGCCTTGGAATGGTAGAGTTTATCGTTTAAACCGCCAGGGAAAGATACAGCCAACTGAAGCTAAAAATCGCTATGTCGCACCACAGGGAATCAATGCGATCGCCAAGTATATAGCCAGAGATTTGGCAATTGCCAAACAGTGTCGGATAACGAGTGTTAGATATAAAGATAACGCCTGGCAGCTTATTTCAAAGACAGACAGTATAAGCGCGAAAGCTATGGTTATTGCCGTTCCCGCACCTCAAGCCGTAGATATCTTAAAGGGAATAGAGCTTGATGTGTCTGCCGAGTTTACCAACCAATTGCAAGCGGTAAAGTATTATCCCTGCATTACGGTTTCTGCTGGATACGAACCATGCTATTTTTCAGATTTACCGCCTTGGGAAGTGTTAAATTTTGACTGTAGCGAAACAATTGCCAAAATCATTTTTGACAGCAGGAAAAAAAATAACGATCTTCAACCCGTATTTATTTTTCATAGCACTCCTCAGTTTGCTGACAAATATTTAGAGGAAACAGATTTACAACCTATTGGAGAACAGCTACTAGCTGAGGCAGCTATATTACAGTGTACTTGGTTTAAATCTACGCAATGGATGCAGGTTCATCGCTGGCGTTATGCAATTTCTAGAGACTGGTTAGATCGCAGTTGTTTGGTTACCAAATCTCCTCTACCATTAGTGTGTTGTGGTGATTGGTGCAGCGGAAAAAATCTCGAAAGTGCTTTGGTTTCTGGGTTAGAAAGTGCGGAAGCGATCGCCAATAAAGTAGCAGATAATAACTAGGGACGAACGGCGGTTCGCCTACAGAAAAAAACTATATATACATCAATCGTGCAACCAGTCGATCTTGTAATTCTCTCTAATGCTCCAGGAGAAATAATTACCTGGGTGCGTCCAGTGGTTAAAAATCTGCGACAGCAGTTGGGTAACGACGTTTCACAGGTTAGAATTTCGGTAGTTTTGTCTCCCTGTCCTCACAGTACGGGAAAAGAGGCAGAAATTGCCCTCAGCTATCCTCAAGTAGATCGAGTCTTGGCTGCTAGAGATTTTGGGCGGTTTTTGCTGTGGGGAAAAACCAAGAAAAATTGGCAGTGGCGACGACAGGGAATAGTTATTTTTCTGGGTGGCGATCAGTTTTACACGGTGGTTATCGGCAAACGCCTCGGTTACTCTACTTTAATTTATGCGGAATGGGATGCCCGTTGGTATCGCTGGATCGATCGCTTTGCCGTTATGAATCAAACGGTAGTAGAAAAGTTACCCAGGTCTTACCGTAAAAAATGTACTATCGTAGGAGATTTAATTGCTGACGTTGCTTTGGAAGTAAAGGAAGATGACTCTAATAAAAACGATCGAACGCCACTTATCGGTTTGCTGGTAGGCTCGAAACCTGCCAAACTGTCTCAGGGCGTACCATTGTGTCTGGCGATCGCCGAAAAAATTCAGCAGCAACGACCCCAAACTAGATTTGTCATTCCCATTGCGCCTACGTTAGAACTAACAACCATAGCTAAATACGCCAACCCACTATCTAACGGTCGTTTAATTGCTAAGTTGGGCAAAGTTAGCGCGAAACTAATTTTATCAACCGCAACTCCTTATTTAATTACTAGTAGCGGTACTAAAATCGAACTGATTGCTTATCCTGCCTATAAAACTTTGAGTGAGTGCCAGCTATGTCTTACTACTGTAGGGGCAAACACTGCCGAATTAGCTTCGTTAGCCATACCGATGATTGTTTTGTTGCCAACTCAGCAGCTAGATGCAATGCGTGCCTGGGATGGTTTGCCAGGAATTTTGGCTAATCTACCAGGTGTTGGAACAGTTTTAGCCAAGCTAATCAACTGGTTGGTGCTAAAACAAGGACGTTTATTCGCATGGCCTAATATTTGGGCAAAAGCAGAAATTGTACCCGAATTAGTGGGCAAATTAGAAGCAGAAACTGTTGCCGCTTTGGTGTTAGATTATCTCGATCGCCCTGACAAACTAGAGCAAATGCGCGATCGCTTGCGCCAAGTTAGAGGTAGTTCTGGGGCGGCAGCGAAAATTGCCGCAATAGTTAAATACCAGCTATACTGAAAAAATTATTGTTGTTATTAATAACAATATTGTTTTTTTGAGCAACGCTCAATTGCACGCGCTAGAGACTTCCTCCAGCGACCGATTGAGTAAAATTAACTATTAAGGTTACATTGTAGGTTAAAATTCAATTTAGTAAAGTTGCAGCTTGAGTGTTTTACAATTTCGACTATGGCAAAATATTGAAATAATTTATCTAGCTAGCTAAATTTAAAAATCGCTCTAAAATTGTCTGCTATTTTGCTGCGACCGCTAAAAGCAAATGAATTTGCTAGATCGGCAACGGTCGAGTAGCAAAAATCGATTGCAGCATTAGCTAGCCCAAACTAAAGTAAAAAATGCGAGAAAAATGATTAACTGCTGAGATGATGCAGAATTAATCCCTTCGACAACTAAAAGCGATCGAGTTACTGGGGTTTGAGCTAGTCTTATTACTAAAGCATAATTATTCGCATATTACCGTTTTATAAAAAGTTACGGTTGAAAAGTTGTTTTTAATAGTTTTAGCTAGTTGTTTAGATAAAGTTTTTTATGTAGAGCCACAGCACCTTTACTCGATCTAGGATTTATTTAACTGAATTTTGCTATGTAGCTGCTAGAATCGGTATAACGAGAGCGACTATCGCTCAAAACAACACGACCTCAAGTGTTCAAAAATTTATTCGGTCGAGTTAAGTTTTTGTTCGGTTGGCATCGTCGAAGAAAGATATTCGATGTAAAACATCTTCTATAGACGTTAGGAAGTTACTTAGGTGCCACATCTTCAAACTGGAAGAGAAAAATCATAGAAGAATTTAACTTCTGCAAACTTTAAATAACTTCCTATTTACTTCTTTCTCGAGCGATCTTTAGTCTGTAAACTAGATCGTTAGTACTAAAAAATCGATCGATTTTTGCATGAGCCTACTAAGTTTTTTATCCAAAGCATTTTTAGGCAAATAATTTTCTATCGTGCAAAATTGTAACAACTTTATAGCTAATTATTAATTAAAGATTGATGTTTAATCTAAAGAAAAAAGCCAACAATTTAAAGCAGTCGATACAATTATTCGATATAAAATAGATAAAAAAGTAAAGCAAGACTACGAGCTAAAATTTAGATAATATTACTTATGTTAAATTTGCTCGTTCATTTCAGGCTTTTGTAGTTACAAAATACTAGATATTAAAAAAATTGTGAGCAGCGATTGCGCTAATTAGAGTTTCAACAAGCCAGGTTAAAGATTGAGTTTACTTTGTTTGTCGGTTACAGCGCGATCGGATATTAAGTTTTCGAGGAGGATTAATGCCAAAACAAATTATTATTGCCGAGCAACATCATCTAGCAGCGGTCTTTTGGGAAGAACACATACAAGAATTAATCGTAGCTACTGGCAATCAACAGGTTAGCGATATTTATCTAGGTTCGGTAGAAAATGTAATTCCTGGTATAGATGCAGCTTTTGTAAATATAGGTGATGCCGAACGTAACGGCTTTATTCACGTCAGCGATTTGGGTCCTTTGCGTTTAAAGAAAACCGCAGCCGCCATTACCGAACTATTAGAGCCACACCAGAAAGCCCTGGTGCAGGTAATGAAAGAACCGACGGGTAATAAAGGTCCTAGATTGACGGGTAATATAACTTTACCAGGACGTTACCTGGTACTAATGCCTTATGGTAAAGGTGTCAAACTATCTCGGCGTATTTCAGTTGAAAACGAACGCAGTCGTCTTCGCGCTCTCGCTATTTTAATTAAGCCTCCAGGCATGGGTTTGCTTGTCAGAACTGAAGCAGAGGGAAAAGCAGAAGAAGCTATTATTGAAGACTTGGAGTTTTTGCAAAAACAGTGGGAATCAATTCAATATCAGGCGAACTCTGCTAAACCTCCAATATTACTAAATCGCGATGACGATTTTATTCAGCGTGTTTTGAGAGACGTTTATTCGGCTGATGTCAATACGATTGTGGTAGATTCGCCAGCAGGAGTCAAACGAATCAGACAACACCTGATGAACTGGAGCGGTGGGCGTTCTCCTCAAGGAGTTTTTATCGACCATCATCAAGAACAGCAGCCTATTTTAGAATATTATCGGGTAAATGCAGCAATTCGAGAAGCACTGAAGCCAAGGGTAGAACTACCGTCGGGTGGCTATATTATCATCGAACCGACAGAAGCTCTAACAGTTATTGATGTTAACTCTGGTTCTTTTACCCGTTCGGCAACAGCCAGAGAAACGGTGTTGTGGACTAACACAGAAGCAGCTACAGAAATCGCACGTCAGCTACGCTTGCGTAACATTGGCGGAGTAATCGTAGTTGATTTTATTGATATGGACTCGCGGCGCGATCAGTTAAAATTACTCGAACATTTTACTAAAGCTTTAAAAGGAGACAAAGCTAGACCGCAAATTGCTCAACTCTCCGAACTAGGTTTGGTTGAGTTGACCCGCAAACGTCAGGGTAAAAATATTTACGAGCTATTCGGTCAAACATGTCATACCTGCGGTGGTTTAGGTCAGTTAGCTAACCTACCAGCAAAAGCCGAAGCCGAAGCCATAGAAAGTTCGCCAATAGCGGTTCCAGCTATTGCCCGCGAATCGGCTAATAGCGTTCGCCCAATTTTGCCCAATTCCGTCGAGCGCAGCGACCGTAGCGCACCAGTAGTCGAATCTTCTCCAGATTTAGATCGCGACCGTCCCGCTCGCCAACTAGAATTAGCAACTAACGACAGAGATCTAGGAGATATAAATGGTAGTCGCCGTCGCCGCCGCCGCTCTAAAGATTTGTTAATTAAAGACGAATCGGGAGAAGCTGAAACTTCAGAAGCTAATATTAATAATTTAGACCGCGATAGCGATCGCTACAACAATAACGACGAGCGCAAATCGAGACTGCAATCTCGCGTGCGAGGAGAAGAAGCCGACTTAGAAACGGTCTTTGTAGAACTGTCCGAATTAGAGCAGGAGATATACGCTTTATTAGGAGTGTCTCCTATTATTAATACGCAAAAAGAATATAAAGATCCTAAATCAGTTTTAGTGTATGTCAGAGCGGCTGAAGAAGCTTTACCAGTAGCAACTGCTGCTTCAAAAGCATCAAACACGACTGACGCTACAGACAACGAAACCGCTTCAAATTCACCAACTGTGGAATCCAAAGAAGAAAACAATGGCTCTGCTGAGGATACTGAAGATACATCCGATCGCCGTCGCCGCCGTCGTCGCCGTTCGTCAGCAACTAAATAGGTACGGAATTTGCAAGTAGAGTATCGACCGAGAACATGTCCGATTTAGACGATCGCAGCTCTAAATTAGTAACAATTGCTGGAGTAGATGAAGTAGGTAGAGGAGCTTTATTTGGTCCTGTAGTAGCAGCGGCAGTAGTCGCTCCTCTGTCTAGTTTGCCCAGGCTAATAGAATTGGGTGTTAAAGACAGTAAAAAACTTACGGCTGCCAAACGCCAACAGCTAATCGAACCAATTATGGCTACGGTTATTGACGGACAGATCGGATTGGCAAGCGTTGCTGAGATCGACCGCCTGAATATTTTAAGAGCTTCTTTATTAGCAATGAAAAGAGCCGTACTACGGTTAAAATGCACGCCGACAATTTGTTTAGTAGATGGCAAATATAAAATTACCGATCTATTGCTAGAACAACAAACTTTGGTAAAAGGTGACGAGCGATCGCCGTTAATTGGTGCGGCAAGTATTTTAGCCAAGGTATGGCGAGACAATTTAACGGTCGATCTGGCAACTACCTACCCTCAATACGATTTAGCCGCCAATAAAGGTTATCCAACCTTAAAACATCGTCTCGCACTGCAAAAGTATGGGGCTTGTCCAGAACATCGCAGTTTATTTGTTCGCAAATATATAAATTAACTAACTGTCTTTAATGAATCTCTTGTATTCCCAATTCATTTTTTGACACTGTCTTTTCTTCATTATCCGCCCACGTTTGGTAATCTCGAACTAGTTGAGCGGTTAGTTTTTGTTTGATTCTGACCAAAACACTTTTTAATAGTTTATTGCCAGCTCTTTCTAAAAAAAATTTAGGAGTTAGAGCGAGCGCGCTAGGTATTTCTACGCTAACTTCAAGATCTGCTTGACCTTCTAGAGTAGTTTGTCCGTTAGTTTCTTGAGGATATAATATTCCTTTGAGTTTTAAAGCAAAGCGACGATTGATATAGTCTATGCCCTTAATTTCACATCCCTGTGATTGGAGATATACAGTTCCCTTGTTTCCCGACCAAACTTTGAGGATGACAATCGGCTGGAAATGGTATATTTCCATAAAATTAATCGGACGCATTTTTAACTCGTACAAGTTGTCTTCAAGCTGTTTCATCAAGCGAGGATTGGCAATTGCCTCAACTACCCTTTGAGACTGACGTAAATAATGCTGTATCGGAATATCGCGATTTTCAACAGCTATGTTTATTGATTCTGAGGAGTTAAAACTAGCGTACATAAGTAACAAATCGATCTAGAATTTCTATATTTATTAATTCTAGGTTACATTTCTTCAGAAAAAAATTAATTTAAAAACTTCGGGCTGAAGATGTATATTTTTTGTTAAAGATAAACATGGCAATGAAGGTTTCAATAGCTTATTTAGGTCCTACTGGTACCAATTCCGAAACGGCAGCCATAGCATATGCTAGTTGGCTAGCTAATCACAAACATCAGGAGGCTGTTTTACGCTCCTATCCCGGCATTACTCAAACATTAAATTCTGTAGTTAGCGGAGAAACTAATTTTGCAGTAGTTCCGGTAGAAAACTCAATCGGAGGAAGCGTCACAGTAGTCTTAGATGCTTTCTGGGAATTAGAAAAACTAAGGATCGTTCAGGGATTAACCTTACCCATTGCTCATGGGCTACTTTCTTACAGTGCTTCTTTAGCAGAAATTAAAACAGTTTATTCCCATCCTCAAGCTTTAGCTCAATGCCAAAAGTGGTTAGAAAAGTTTTTGCCCCATGCCAAACTTATTGCTACTAGTTCTACTACTGAAGCCATCCAGTTTTTAAAACGCGATCGCTTGTGTGCGGCAATTTCTGCTCCC carries:
- a CDS encoding NAD(P)/FAD-dependent oxidoreductase; the encoded protein is MKLYDVAIVGAGMAGLTCARQLQQQGYRVIVLEKSRGVGGRVTTRRVGDRLTIDRGLPWLEVQGEQTQKLIEQLQQEAIIEPWNGRVYRLNRQGKIQPTEAKNRYVAPQGINAIAKYIARDLAIAKQCRITSVRYKDNAWQLISKTDSISAKAMVIAVPAPQAVDILKGIELDVSAEFTNQLQAVKYYPCITVSAGYEPCYFSDLPPWEVLNFDCSETIAKIIFDSRKKNNDLQPVFIFHSTPQFADKYLEETDLQPIGEQLLAEAAILQCTWFKSTQWMQVHRWRYAISRDWLDRSCLVTKSPLPLVCCGDWCSGKNLESALVSGLESAEAIANKVADNN
- a CDS encoding Rne/Rng family ribonuclease, whose amino-acid sequence is MPKQIIIAEQHHLAAVFWEEHIQELIVATGNQQVSDIYLGSVENVIPGIDAAFVNIGDAERNGFIHVSDLGPLRLKKTAAAITELLEPHQKALVQVMKEPTGNKGPRLTGNITLPGRYLVLMPYGKGVKLSRRISVENERSRLRALAILIKPPGMGLLVRTEAEGKAEEAIIEDLEFLQKQWESIQYQANSAKPPILLNRDDDFIQRVLRDVYSADVNTIVVDSPAGVKRIRQHLMNWSGGRSPQGVFIDHHQEQQPILEYYRVNAAIREALKPRVELPSGGYIIIEPTEALTVIDVNSGSFTRSATARETVLWTNTEAATEIARQLRLRNIGGVIVVDFIDMDSRRDQLKLLEHFTKALKGDKARPQIAQLSELGLVELTRKRQGKNIYELFGQTCHTCGGLGQLANLPAKAEAEAIESSPIAVPAIARESANSVRPILPNSVERSDRSAPVVESSPDLDRDRPARQLELATNDRDLGDINGSRRRRRRSKDLLIKDESGEAETSEANINNLDRDSDRYNNNDERKSRLQSRVRGEEADLETVFVELSELEQEIYALLGVSPIINTQKEYKDPKSVLVYVRAAEEALPVATAASKASNTTDATDNETASNSPTVESKEENNGSAEDTEDTSDRRRRRRRRSSATK
- a CDS encoding DUF1997 domain-containing protein, whose protein sequence is MYASFNSSESINIAVENRDIPIQHYLRQSQRVVEAIANPRLMKQLEDNLYELKMRPINFMEIYHFQPIVILKVWSGNKGTVYLQSQGCEIKGIDYINRRFALKLKGILYPQETNGQTTLEGQADLEVSVEIPSALALTPKFFLERAGNKLLKSVLVRIKQKLTAQLVRDYQTWADNEEKTVSKNELGIQEIH
- the pheA gene encoding prephenate dehydratase; this translates as MKVSIAYLGPTGTNSETAAIAYASWLANHKHQEAVLRSYPGITQTLNSVVSGETNFAVVPVENSIGGSVTVVLDAFWELEKLRIVQGLTLPIAHGLLSYSASLAEIKTVYSHPQALAQCQKWLEKFLPHAKLIATSSTTEAIQFLKRDRLCAAISAPRAARLYQVPLLERDIKDRPDNHTRFWLVGLSASDGGNYLSLAFSLSKNAPGALVNALQVFAFRQLNLSKIESRPTKRSLGEYIFFIDLEGNSSDPTVKAAIAELSDCTERLKIFGNYNLLPMTE
- a CDS encoding ribonuclease HII; this translates as MSDLDDRSSKLVTIAGVDEVGRGALFGPVVAAAVVAPLSSLPRLIELGVKDSKKLTAAKRQQLIEPIMATVIDGQIGLASVAEIDRLNILRASLLAMKRAVLRLKCTPTICLVDGKYKITDLLLEQQTLVKGDERSPLIGAASILAKVWRDNLTVDLATTYPQYDLAANKGYPTLKHRLALQKYGACPEHRSLFVRKYIN